The window AAATATCAAAACTCATATTTACAGTTCCCAGGTTTCCAATTTTACTAACGCGCCATTTTGAATCTAGTTGCTCTCTATAATGTACTGTTTCTGTAACAAAATTATAGGAAGGATCCTTTTTGTCTTCTCCCCAAAATAAATAATCTCCATTAGATAAAGCAGAAGGTGCATTTATTCTAACAATTCCTGACCCTTGAGAATCTAAATGATTACTCCCATCTGAAGCTTGCCCAATTCCTGCTACATGATGATCAAAATCACCATTAGCAATATTATCGTTAGTATAAAAATTATTAGCTGTTAAAGCGATATTATACTTTGCTGATAAATAATTATTTACAATTATAGTTTCTGCCTGATTCAACTTATAATTAAAATGAATAAGCTCTGACATTTCTCCTTTAGAATAACGATTGTAATCCACATTCATCGTTCCAATGGTTAAAGGCTGATTTGAATTTATAATACTCGTACTATTTTCTTTTGCTGTTAATAGAACGCTACCATTACGAGACATAGAGCTTCTTGAATTAATGGGGTTGCTTCCATCAAAATCAAAACTCAAAATATAATTCTCATCATTAGAAAAAGATGCTGAACTGGTATAACGATTATTTGAATTTACAATATCGGTTGTAAGTTTATTATTATAAAGAAAAAAGGTATACGCATAATTCGCACTGACAGAATAAGTAAGTCTTTTACCTAATATCGCGTGTACATTATTACTGGTATAAAGGCCTTTTGGCTTAAAAACTGAAAAATAAGTAATTGCAGTAGTCCCATCTAAAATATCGGCATCATCTACTTTTAACCAATCTCTAACCCCATTAAAATCTACACTAGGGTAATTATTTAAAGAAGAGTTACTAATAAAAGATGGTTGTTCACCTGTAATCGTTTGATTTGCATCGTTATTATTACCAGAAGCATCTCGCCAATTAGAAACGACTTCTCCATCTAATAATTTTAAATCATCCACTTTTAACCAAAGGCCATTAGTTGATGTATTACCAACGCCACCTGGGCCAGATTGCGAAAATATATAAATAGGGCACAATAAAGCAAGAAGCAGTATTGGGAATAAGGTTAATTTAAACATGCTATTAATTCTTAGGGGCTGCAAAGGTAGGCAACAAAAACACTATTAAAAATCATTTAACATTGCTCTTAGATCTTATTCGCTAAGATGATATGTATAGCCGATGATTGGAACTCATATATCTTCTTTATATGTTTAATAGGCATTTATTTCTAATAAAAAAGCCTTTCCAAATCTGGAAAGGCTTTTTTATTTCATATATGTTCTAAGCGTTTACTTCAAACTAGCCAAACTAGCTTTTAGAGTTTCAATCTTAGCCAAAGCATCTGCTTCTTTTTTACGTTCGTTAGCAATAACTTGTTCTGGGGCTCCTGCAACAAAACGTTCGTTAGAAAGTTTCTTTTGTACCGATTTAAGGAAACCTTCGGTATACCCTAATTCTTCGGTTAACTTTTTAATTTCTGCTTCAATATCTATAGCGCCATCCATTGGTATAAAATACTCGTTAGATTTTACTCGAAACGTAAGCGCTCCTTCTACAGGTTCTTTTACATATTCTATAGCTTCTAAGTTTCCTAGTTTTGCAATAACTTCATCAAATGTAGTATCCGAATTTTCATTATTAATTACCGAAAAACCAATAGCATCTTTAAACGCAATGTTCTTTTCTTTTCTAACGGTTCGTATTCCCGAAATCACTTCCGAAGCAAATTCAAACTGAGAAATAATCTCCTTGTTCACTGGTTTAGATTCTGGCCATTTTGCAATGATTAATGCTTCTTCTGGCGTACGTTCTGCAATATATTGCCAGATATCTTCCGTTAAGAAAGGCATAAATGGATGTAATATTTTTAAGTTATCCTCAAAAGCAGCCATTACTTTATTATAAGTAACCGCATCAATTGGCTGTTGGTATGCTGGTTTTACAATCTCTAATAACCACCCGCAGAAATCATCATAAATCAATTTATAAATAGACATTAAAGCATCGCTTAAACGGTATTTACTAAAATGGTCTTCAATTTCTACTAAGGCTGTTTGAAACTTTGCTTCGTACCAATCTAAAGCTATTTTACTCGAGTTTGGTTGTTCTATAGTATCGCTAACCTCCCAAATATTGGTAAGATTAAATGCATTCCATACTTTGTTCCCAAAGGCTTTTCCTTGTTGACAAAGGGCTTCGTCAAACATTAGGTCATTTCCTGCTGCACTACTAAATAGCATTCCAACACGAACACCATCTGCACTATATTCTTCAATTAATTTTAAAGCGTCTGGTGAGTTCCCTAAAGATTTACTCATTTTACGACGTTGCTTATCGCGAACCAAACCAGTTAAGTACACATTTTGAAAAGGTCTTTCGTTCTTATACTCATAACCTGCAACAATCATACGTGCTACCCAAAAGAATAAAATATCTGGCCCAGTTACTAAATCATTAGTAGGATAGTAATATTTTATGTCTTCGTTTTCCGGATTTCTTATTCCGTCAAAAACAGACATTGGCCATAACCATGAACTAAACCATGTGTCTAAAGCATCTGTATCTTGTTTTAAATCGGAAGCTTTTAAATCTGCTTTCCCTGTTACTTTTTGCGCCTTCTCAACTGCTAATTCGATAGTTTCTGCAACTACAAAATCTTCTTTTCCGTCGCCATAGAAATACGCAGGAATTTGTTGTCCCCAAAGTAATTGACGAGAGATATTCCAATCGCGAATATTCTCCATCCAGTGGCGATAGGTATTTTCGAATTTCTTCGGAAATAATTTAATCTCAGGATCTTCACCTAAAACAGCTTCAATAGCCGGTTTTGCCAACTCTTCCATTTTTAAGAACCATTGGTCACTTAATCTTGGTTCAATAACAGCTTTGGTTCTTTCTGAAGTTCCTACTTTATTCATATGTGTTTCAGTCTTCACTAAAGCACCTATTTCTTCTAATTCTTTAGATACTGATTTTCTAGCCACAAAACGATCTTGACCTTCAAATTGCAATCCGAAACTATTTAAAGTCGCATCTTCATGAAAAATATCGATAACTTCTAAATTGTGCTTATCCCCAAGATTTTTATCATTTTCATCATGCGCTGGAGTTACTTTTAAGCAACCAGTTCCAAATTCTATATCTACATATGCATCTTCAATAATTGGGATTACACGATTACAAATTGGTACGATTGCTTTTTTTCCACGTAAGTGTGCAAAACGTTCGTCTTCTGGATTAATACAAATTGCGGTATCCCCAAAAATAGTTTCCGGACGTGTAGTTGCGATCGTTAAAGTATCGTCGCTTCCTTCCACCTTATAATTTATATAATATAGGTTTCCTTGACGTTCTTCATGAATTACTTCTTCATCAGACAAGGTAGTTTTTGCTTCCGGATCCCAGTTTACCATTCGGTA is drawn from Lacinutrix sp. WUR7 and contains these coding sequences:
- a CDS encoding valine--tRNA ligase, encoding MNIPSKYDANSVESKWYSYWTEHNYFHSTPDEREPYTIVIPPPNVTGVLHMGHMLNNTIQDVLIRRARLLGKNACWVPGTDHASIATEAKVVAKLKEQGIDKNDLTREEFLAHAWEWTEEYGGVILEQLKKLGCSCDWDRTKFTMDDDMSESVIKVFVDLHEKGLIYRGYRMVNWDPEAKTTLSDEEVIHEERQGNLYYINYKVEGSDDTLTIATTRPETIFGDTAICINPEDERFAHLRGKKAIVPICNRVIPIIEDAYVDIEFGTGCLKVTPAHDENDKNLGDKHNLEVIDIFHEDATLNSFGLQFEGQDRFVARKSVSKELEEIGALVKTETHMNKVGTSERTKAVIEPRLSDQWFLKMEELAKPAIEAVLGEDPEIKLFPKKFENTYRHWMENIRDWNISRQLLWGQQIPAYFYGDGKEDFVVAETIELAVEKAQKVTGKADLKASDLKQDTDALDTWFSSWLWPMSVFDGIRNPENEDIKYYYPTNDLVTGPDILFFWVARMIVAGYEYKNERPFQNVYLTGLVRDKQRRKMSKSLGNSPDALKLIEEYSADGVRVGMLFSSAAGNDLMFDEALCQQGKAFGNKVWNAFNLTNIWEVSDTIEQPNSSKIALDWYEAKFQTALVEIEDHFSKYRLSDALMSIYKLIYDDFCGWLLEIVKPAYQQPIDAVTYNKVMAAFEDNLKILHPFMPFLTEDIWQYIAERTPEEALIIAKWPESKPVNKEIISQFEFASEVISGIRTVRKEKNIAFKDAIGFSVINNENSDTTFDEVIAKLGNLEAIEYVKEPVEGALTFRVKSNEYFIPMDGAIDIEAEIKKLTEELGYTEGFLKSVQKKLSNERFVAGAPEQVIANERKKEADALAKIETLKASLASLK